Proteins from one Leptonema illini DSM 21528 genomic window:
- a CDS encoding DUF4332 domain-containing protein: protein MARLEMVEGIGDKYATKLREAGVRSTGDLLKKGGTPAGRKEIAKKSGISEKLVLEWVNHVDLFRIKGVGEEYADLLEEAGVDTVVELSKRKADALTETLKTTNDKKKLVRQVPAASQVKAWIDQAKSLPRAISY from the coding sequence ATGGCCAGACTTGAAATGGTAGAAGGTATCGGTGATAAATACGCGACGAAACTGCGCGAAGCAGGGGTTCGCTCAACGGGCGATCTTCTGAAAAAAGGCGGCACGCCGGCAGGACGCAAAGAGATCGCTAAGAAATCGGGCATCAGCGAGAAGCTCGTTCTCGAATGGGTCAATCATGTCGATCTGTTTCGCATCAAAGGCGTCGGCGAAGAATATGCCGATCTGCTTGAAGAGGCGGGTGTCGATACCGTTGTTGAACTCTCCAAACGCAAGGCCGATGCTCTGACCGAAACGCTCAAGACGACAAACGATAAAAAGAAGCTCGTGCGTCAGGTTCCGGCTGCTTCTCAGGTAAAGGCCTGGATCGATCAGGCAAAATCGCTTCCGCGCGCGATTAGCTACTGA
- a CDS encoding tetratricopeptide repeat protein, which produces MIAIAFLLLPIPMMAQEFPELLLDEDDPPPLFEKIPAGTFVRIDGDWILCRGQLGQGDGPPGPNFRLDYRGRAYTSIAVFNNEAVELALQGATNPGALIEAEAMWKAGYADDPHFFAFNYNLARVSVLRRDFKQALFFAERSAAMMKKDYRLDLLLASLYERLQHDVAAHLHYKEAVRKNPFSATALVALAGYYARTERESLAEDLLRRGMDRFETDRQLRLGLAELRYRQYRLNQARILVESIDVPKTERSSFALRRLLLMARLYDRIGDYRRATASYDELLTSTAEPFFLDHSIEALRRERSRVERLSKVD; this is translated from the coding sequence ATGATCGCCATCGCTTTTCTGTTACTGCCGATTCCGATGATGGCGCAGGAATTTCCCGAGCTGCTTCTTGATGAAGACGATCCGCCTCCGCTTTTCGAAAAGATACCGGCAGGCACCTTTGTGCGCATTGACGGCGACTGGATTCTCTGCCGCGGCCAGCTCGGTCAGGGAGACGGTCCGCCCGGCCCGAACTTTCGCCTCGACTACAGAGGCCGCGCCTACACAAGTATCGCCGTCTTTAATAACGAGGCCGTCGAACTTGCTCTGCAAGGCGCCACGAATCCGGGGGCACTGATCGAAGCCGAGGCCATGTGGAAGGCCGGATACGCCGATGATCCGCATTTCTTCGCCTTCAACTATAACCTTGCAAGGGTCTCTGTTCTGAGGCGAGATTTCAAGCAGGCTCTTTTCTTTGCCGAGCGCTCCGCTGCGATGATGAAGAAGGATTATCGCCTCGATCTATTACTCGCCTCTCTCTACGAACGGCTGCAACACGATGTGGCCGCGCATCTGCATTACAAAGAAGCCGTGCGAAAGAATCCGTTCAGCGCGACGGCACTGGTCGCCCTGGCCGGTTATTACGCCCGCACCGAACGCGAGTCACTGGCCGAAGATTTGCTGCGACGCGGCATGGATCGCTTTGAAACCGATCGCCAGCTTCGCCTCGGCCTTGCGGAGCTGCGCTACCGTCAATATCGCCTGAACCAGGCGCGCATCCTTGTCGAGTCCATCGACGTTCCGAAAACAGAGCGCAGCTCGTTTGCCCTGCGCCGCCTGCTACTCATGGCCCGGCTTTACGACCGCATCGGCGATTATAGACGGGCCACCGCCTCGTATGATGAGCTGCTTACAAGCACCGCCGAACCGTTCTTCCTCGATCACAGCATCGAGGCGCTCCGGCGAGAACGCAGCCGTGTAGAACGACTGTCAAAAGTGGATTAA
- a CDS encoding response regulator: MKPETEKKPAFTTVLSRLSVIVSFISPPASREAERVYEQSIRGAQFLGTVLLLSFSYSLWLEYHSGTPANVQLTLAQWIAAFLIIVQPLLFRWSNIQIFSRRFLKMQGMTIVSRSFGLLMGIITILEMETQFHDVNIDYSDARSWLANLALMAAFSFFHIGPPIQFIAVWMLAFLYYFARIIIINQHEIPVPLVSMASTIVPLSAIWIIVNAWWFRIRLQYTEASENLKAANARLTEIDRFRSNFFAGISHEFRTPLTLILSPLQSFLEKAEDEELANYLQSVRKNGNRLLTLVNNLIDLARLDSGRMDLHLEAVDLCELVRGILAIFDQSFRSRGLSLRSELPLQLLTRLDIEKTETILINLLANALKFTDEGGAMVRVKQQSHLIAISVEDTGPGIEADHRQSLFERFGAVRTSRSGSGLGLALSRELARFMNGDLTLRSGNGAGSSFDLTLPLYPILFREKQSARITSSFSMPEEISALPVPALERETDRPLVCIVEDDDELRQYLHRIIGMRFRVITASDGAEAFDLAIDHPPDAVITDIVMPSMDGFDLLQRFRSSRELRGIPFLFLTARAGLEDRLEGLRLGGDDYLVKPFDPPELLEKASVLIRRKQREEEGLRSERQSLVGDLHDMVGSDLTDLLIVLGSMQPDVPPGDSVESARRLARNVLGALRDRIHEREDMQLIQDNFMHGVKVILNRRYAAVGRGIRFRFDTDEEESFVDHLDLHQRHALYAVFLEISTNDLKYGQGISTWELSYRGGTFRATFQAQSAQETVGRLSFIKRLRDEGGVCSEKNERGFYIFRLKMKLTGQRSRPSMLP; the protein is encoded by the coding sequence ATGAAGCCCGAAACGGAAAAGAAACCGGCCTTCACGACCGTTCTGTCCCGACTTTCAGTCATCGTTAGCTTCATAAGTCCGCCTGCTTCCCGCGAAGCCGAAAGAGTCTATGAACAGTCGATTCGAGGAGCGCAATTCCTTGGAACGGTTCTGCTGCTTTCTTTTTCCTACAGCCTGTGGCTTGAATATCATTCCGGGACTCCGGCTAACGTTCAACTCACGCTGGCACAATGGATCGCCGCTTTTCTCATCATCGTGCAACCGCTACTGTTCAGGTGGTCGAATATACAGATTTTTTCGCGGCGATTCCTGAAGATGCAGGGCATGACGATAGTGTCGCGCTCTTTCGGACTGCTCATGGGAATCATCACAATCCTGGAAATGGAGACCCAGTTCCATGACGTGAATATCGATTACTCCGATGCGCGATCCTGGCTTGCCAACCTTGCTCTTATGGCCGCTTTTTCTTTTTTTCATATCGGCCCTCCGATTCAGTTCATCGCCGTATGGATGTTGGCATTTCTATACTATTTCGCGCGCATCATTATCATAAATCAACATGAAATCCCGGTACCGCTCGTTTCTATGGCCAGCACGATCGTTCCGTTATCGGCGATCTGGATCATCGTCAACGCCTGGTGGTTTCGCATCCGTCTGCAATATACGGAGGCCAGCGAGAACCTCAAAGCCGCAAATGCCAGGCTCACAGAAATCGATCGATTCCGGTCGAACTTCTTTGCCGGCATCTCGCATGAATTCCGCACGCCGCTCACGCTTATCCTGTCGCCTCTGCAGTCTTTTCTTGAAAAAGCCGAAGACGAAGAGTTAGCCAACTATCTGCAAAGCGTCAGGAAGAACGGTAATAGATTGCTCACGCTCGTAAACAACCTCATAGACCTGGCCCGGCTCGATTCGGGGCGTATGGATCTGCATCTCGAAGCCGTGGATCTATGCGAACTCGTGCGTGGAATCCTTGCCATCTTCGATCAATCCTTTCGCAGTCGCGGTCTCAGCCTGCGATCTGAGCTACCGCTGCAACTGCTGACGCGCCTCGACATCGAAAAAACCGAGACCATACTCATCAATCTGCTTGCAAACGCCCTTAAATTCACCGACGAGGGCGGAGCCATGGTCAGGGTGAAGCAGCAATCTCACCTGATTGCGATCTCGGTCGAAGATACCGGCCCGGGGATTGAGGCCGATCATCGTCAGTCCCTTTTTGAGCGATTTGGCGCCGTTCGCACATCGCGTAGCGGCAGCGGACTGGGTCTTGCTCTCTCGCGAGAACTCGCGCGCTTTATGAACGGCGACCTGACGCTGCGTTCGGGTAACGGTGCGGGTTCAAGCTTTGATCTCACGCTGCCCCTTTATCCGATTCTCTTCAGAGAAAAGCAATCAGCGCGGATCACATCAAGCTTCTCGATGCCCGAAGAGATTTCGGCTCTACCTGTACCGGCCCTTGAACGCGAAACCGACAGACCTCTTGTTTGCATCGTAGAAGACGACGACGAGCTGCGTCAGTATCTGCATAGAATCATCGGCATGCGGTTCCGCGTCATTACGGCGTCCGATGGCGCAGAGGCCTTTGATCTGGCTATCGATCATCCGCCCGATGCCGTAATTACAGATATCGTGATGCCATCGATGGATGGGTTCGACCTTTTGCAGCGGTTTCGCTCCAGCCGGGAACTGCGCGGCATTCCCTTTTTATTCCTGACGGCGCGGGCCGGCCTCGAAGATCGCCTCGAAGGCCTTCGCCTCGGAGGAGACGATTACCTTGTGAAACCGTTTGATCCGCCCGAGCTGCTTGAAAAGGCCTCCGTGCTCATTCGAAGAAAGCAGCGCGAAGAAGAGGGCCTGCGGTCGGAACGCCAGTCTCTCGTCGGCGATCTTCACGACATGGTCGGATCAGATCTTACCGATCTCTTGATCGTGCTTGGCTCGATGCAACCCGACGTACCTCCAGGAGACAGCGTGGAAAGCGCCCGACGCCTGGCGCGCAACGTCCTCGGAGCGTTGCGCGACCGCATCCATGAAAGAGAAGATATGCAGCTGATCCAGGATAACTTCATGCACGGCGTGAAGGTTATCCTGAACCGACGCTACGCCGCCGTCGGCAGAGGGATTCGTTTTCGATTCGATACCGACGAAGAAGAAAGCTTCGTTGATCACCTCGATTTGCATCAACGACATGCTCTCTATGCAGTCTTTCTTGAGATCAGCACGAACGACCTCAAATACGGACAGGGCATCTCTACATGGGAGCTCTCCTATCGGGGCGGCACCTTTCGCGCTACGTTCCAGGCACAATCCGCTCAGGAGACCGTCGGTCGGCTTTCCTTTATTAAAAGGCTCCGAGACGAAGGAGGAGTCTGTTCTGAAAAAAATGAACGAGGATTCTATATCTTTCGTCTCAAGATGAAGCTAACCGGTCAGCGAAGTCGGCCATCGATGCTTCCTTGA
- a CDS encoding 3-hydroxyacyl-CoA dehydrogenase family protein — MREMKTVTLLGANGTMGAGSAAILASFGGMKVHMLARTVEKAQEGIDKAVASVRSGIIKDRMIPGTYDDLEKCVAESDWVFELVAENYETKLPINERIAKSRRPGTLVSTVSSGLSIEKLASVFDEDGKKHYYGTHFFNPPYKLVLCELITHPANDPAYTKELGRYLEETLVRHVIYCNDRPGFAGNRIGFQFMNEAAIFAEKNQDRGGIYWIDQMLSGYTGRAMSPLATADLVGLDVHKAIVDNIYEFTKDAAHETFKLPAYMQKLIDKGQLGNKSGKGLYMREKNAEGRTVVKVYNIAKDEYEAAPQLDLSFKKQAAAFIQEANYRGYADHLKNAPGADADLVRYFIGRYISYSLSLVPDVTDVAGADGAMGFGFNWVPASAWIDLLGGVDETKRFIEKTGLAVPDHMKSLSGKSVYSLKGKLDFRQLFRAS; from the coding sequence GTGAGAGAAATGAAAACGGTTACCCTTCTCGGGGCAAATGGAACGATGGGAGCCGGCAGCGCCGCCATCCTGGCATCGTTTGGTGGAATGAAAGTGCATATGCTTGCACGCACTGTTGAAAAAGCACAGGAAGGGATCGACAAGGCCGTCGCCTCTGTTCGCTCAGGTATCATCAAAGACCGCATGATTCCCGGCACCTACGACGATCTGGAAAAGTGCGTCGCCGAGAGCGACTGGGTTTTCGAGCTCGTCGCCGAGAACTACGAGACGAAGCTTCCGATCAACGAACGCATCGCTAAATCCCGCCGTCCCGGCACGCTTGTTTCGACGGTTAGCTCGGGCCTTTCCATCGAAAAACTGGCTTCAGTGTTCGACGAAGACGGAAAGAAACACTACTACGGAACGCACTTCTTTAACCCTCCTTACAAACTGGTACTGTGCGAACTGATCACGCATCCGGCAAACGACCCGGCCTATACAAAAGAGCTCGGCCGTTACCTTGAAGAGACGCTTGTGCGTCATGTCATCTACTGTAACGATCGCCCCGGCTTCGCAGGCAACCGCATCGGCTTCCAGTTCATGAACGAAGCGGCCATCTTCGCCGAGAAGAACCAGGACCGCGGCGGCATCTACTGGATCGATCAGATGCTATCGGGATACACCGGCCGCGCTATGAGCCCGCTTGCGACGGCAGACCTTGTCGGTCTCGACGTTCACAAGGCCATCGTTGACAACATCTATGAGTTCACGAAAGACGCAGCCCATGAAACCTTCAAGCTGCCGGCTTACATGCAGAAGCTGATCGACAAAGGCCAGCTCGGCAATAAGTCAGGCAAGGGCCTGTATATGCGTGAGAAGAACGCCGAAGGCCGCACGGTCGTTAAGGTCTACAACATCGCAAAAGACGAGTACGAAGCCGCTCCGCAGCTGGATCTCAGCTTCAAGAAGCAGGCCGCCGCTTTCATTCAGGAGGCGAACTACCGCGGATACGCCGACCATCTGAAAAACGCTCCCGGCGCCGACGCCGATCTCGTGCGTTACTTCATCGGTCGCTATATCTCGTATTCGCTGTCGCTTGTTCCCGACGTAACCGACGTAGCCGGCGCCGACGGAGCGATGGGCTTCGGATTTAACTGGGTTCCTGCATCGGCATGGATCGATCTGCTGGGCGGCGTCGACGAGACGAAGCGCTTTATCGAAAAGACCGGTCTGGCCGTTCCCGATCACATGAAGTCGCTTTCCGGTAAGTCGGTCTACTCGCTGAAAGGCAAACTCGATTTCCGTCAGCTGTTCCGTGCAAGCTGA
- a CDS encoding LA_1737 family protein, translating into MSPFRPVLSVLLALLVLVTALSAFSDLSARTWADLKEPELLGSAKEGRMTGFVLGSYENWTNEKRQKRTALSLFFIFNATWYPKYDSVTFFPLYHRLASKIDDRRETIFFPLFWRQYENAENDFLLTPLTYYDKEDGDTTTVIGPYLAWWKNYETQDRPSYRGFGLFPLFHLGTDYGWQNGKTTVEERSLYLFPLFSYFEWSENRSLHLFPAIPFIYYHKSNDSHYGNGRFTANRKTFLIPFYSSSYATEDGSSWSFNILPFIYSSGRSFGREDRGFFTHLFPFFYYDSEEDADHYSRSILFPSIPFLFYSKSMESKDTASSTLFILPFYRSSYWRKDGASFEEESAHAFIPLYSYSSRNDRSRLWVFPVFFYKNGGESSTTSYMLFPFFFKSYTPPTADSEEETALWAIPFYKWKDSVSHGSHFVPLYWYERGGESDLTMLTPLYWNWRNGDTHKQAGPLFYTSRWKEDVVLTDEPHKGLKERREYSTTWLFNYYSWNHRKSEGYLFFPLRYRASDRLKEYDLYIPLTFSTNQSLAKIENGGLYLDSDYSIGYDVFSVSTRLPIIDRRIPDQFKRTDSPELFDPDVANDTTSKTTEPVETAEGPTVTRGKDIDPFDRTNTSAYMGWRALFGWTSYVRADSRRHFRILPLAWLSWNEADENEKMTFLFPLYLNYKSEEEQYMAFFPALLPVYGAYNKGESFVRVYGGPLYITSYDEELKESETSILWPFFKRYSSPEESGHRLFPVYSARTERTEDGERFRTFSWLHYGSGKTVATADETRTTSSFFSPLYLSSATRYQRKGEEAHRSAFHFFPVPVFTYLEDDARDDYNMLLLFGLGNSEDGSYNSFYALPLFYNSREATEKGDRTNTWIANLFHSYNDPEEQYREQDVIWPIFHSYSAPDREGWRVFPLFAHHRTTQPDTQTVTHYSPLHYSTQRSVTGEYASESRSFWLLNLYHSETYDSRTRKEDDRWLIWPLFRRYREVGRYSAGCDDVETDYRLYPVVYYTYESKVGSCKPETEHTFFMLPAIYMNRTETTSTDFLLGYYRDSGKGYGFHNLLYLADFEYDADSAEFGLAFHAVEYRSSKRGHSFELLWGLAADWQTYNATTGQYARPGGYDFRFLNYFQRNNSHEHGREFKTAFWPVYSYYSDENETSFWFLPTLSYHERKKGYAFDSDLAYLLWFREKDEQRRIDDNYILAGTIYRQYRKDEQGYKSRGSFWGWLWEYETEDDTGYEKFSILKGLIYRSVEHPAGNRRYAKALIFIPLYDKEMR; encoded by the coding sequence ATGAGCCCGTTCCGTCCAGTACTATCTGTTCTGCTTGCCCTGCTTGTTCTGGTCACTGCGCTTTCGGCCTTCTCTGATCTGTCGGCTCGCACCTGGGCCGACCTTAAAGAGCCCGAGCTTCTCGGCAGCGCAAAAGAAGGCCGGATGACGGGCTTCGTTCTTGGGTCATACGAAAACTGGACAAACGAAAAGCGCCAGAAGCGAACGGCGCTCAGCCTCTTCTTCATCTTCAATGCGACGTGGTATCCGAAATACGATTCGGTCACTTTTTTCCCGCTCTATCATCGGCTGGCGAGTAAGATCGACGATCGCCGCGAAACGATCTTTTTCCCGCTTTTCTGGCGGCAGTATGAAAACGCTGAAAACGACTTCCTGTTAACGCCACTCACCTACTACGATAAAGAGGACGGCGACACGACGACCGTCATCGGTCCCTATCTCGCCTGGTGGAAAAACTACGAGACGCAGGATCGACCGAGCTACAGGGGATTCGGTCTTTTCCCTCTCTTTCATCTTGGTACGGATTATGGCTGGCAGAACGGAAAGACGACCGTAGAAGAACGATCGCTCTATCTCTTCCCGCTCTTCAGCTATTTCGAATGGAGCGAAAACCGATCGCTTCACCTCTTCCCGGCAATTCCATTCATCTACTATCATAAATCCAACGACAGCCACTACGGAAACGGTCGCTTCACCGCGAACCGAAAGACGTTCTTGATCCCCTTCTATTCGTCGTCTTACGCCACGGAGGATGGATCGTCGTGGAGCTTCAATATCCTGCCGTTTATCTACTCCTCGGGTCGTTCGTTCGGACGTGAGGATCGCGGGTTTTTCACACATCTCTTTCCGTTTTTCTACTACGACTCCGAAGAGGACGCCGATCATTACTCTCGATCCATCCTCTTTCCGAGTATTCCCTTTCTCTTTTATAGCAAGAGCATGGAATCGAAAGATACGGCCTCTTCGACGTTATTCATTCTGCCGTTCTATCGTTCCAGCTACTGGAGAAAGGATGGCGCATCTTTCGAAGAAGAAAGCGCCCATGCCTTCATTCCTCTCTACTCTTACAGCTCGCGCAACGACCGGTCAAGGCTGTGGGTCTTTCCCGTCTTCTTCTATAAAAACGGAGGCGAAAGCAGCACAACGTCATACATGCTTTTTCCGTTCTTCTTTAAGTCCTATACGCCGCCCACTGCCGATTCCGAAGAAGAGACGGCTCTGTGGGCCATTCCCTTCTACAAATGGAAGGATAGCGTCAGCCACGGATCGCACTTCGTGCCTCTTTACTGGTATGAACGTGGAGGCGAATCTGACCTGACGATGCTGACGCCGCTCTACTGGAACTGGCGCAACGGCGATACGCATAAACAGGCCGGCCCTTTATTCTACACATCACGCTGGAAAGAGGATGTCGTTCTGACTGACGAGCCCCATAAAGGACTCAAAGAGCGACGTGAATACAGCACCACGTGGCTTTTCAACTACTACTCCTGGAATCATCGCAAAAGCGAGGGTTATCTCTTTTTCCCTCTGCGCTATCGCGCGAGCGATCGTCTGAAAGAATATGATCTGTACATTCCGCTTACCTTTTCGACCAATCAAAGCCTTGCGAAGATAGAGAACGGCGGACTGTATCTTGACTCCGACTATTCGATCGGCTACGACGTATTCTCGGTATCGACGCGACTGCCGATCATCGATCGTCGCATTCCCGATCAGTTCAAAAGAACGGACAGCCCTGAACTCTTCGACCCGGACGTGGCTAACGACACGACGTCAAAGACGACCGAGCCTGTTGAAACGGCCGAAGGACCGACCGTCACAAGAGGCAAGGATATCGACCCGTTTGATCGCACGAACACAAGCGCCTACATGGGCTGGCGCGCCCTGTTCGGATGGACGAGCTACGTGCGCGCAGACTCCCGCCGGCATTTTCGCATTCTGCCGCTTGCCTGGCTGTCATGGAACGAGGCCGACGAGAACGAGAAGATGACCTTTCTTTTTCCGCTCTATCTGAATTATAAAAGCGAAGAAGAGCAGTACATGGCCTTTTTTCCCGCTCTGCTGCCCGTTTATGGCGCCTACAACAAAGGAGAAAGCTTTGTTCGCGTCTACGGCGGTCCTCTGTATATCACCAGTTACGATGAAGAATTAAAGGAATCCGAGACCTCGATCCTCTGGCCTTTTTTCAAGCGTTATTCGTCGCCCGAAGAATCGGGGCATCGTCTTTTTCCCGTTTACAGCGCAAGGACTGAAAGGACCGAGGATGGCGAGCGTTTCAGAACCTTTTCCTGGCTGCATTATGGAAGCGGCAAGACTGTGGCTACAGCGGACGAAACCCGAACGACATCTTCTTTCTTCAGTCCGCTCTATCTGAGCAGCGCAACACGCTACCAGCGCAAAGGTGAAGAGGCCCACCGCAGCGCCTTTCATTTCTTTCCGGTCCCAGTATTCACATATCTTGAAGATGACGCACGGGACGATTACAACATGCTGCTGCTTTTCGGTCTGGGCAACAGCGAAGACGGATCGTACAATTCCTTCTACGCGCTTCCACTGTTCTACAATTCAAGGGAGGCGACAGAAAAAGGAGATCGCACCAACACATGGATCGCCAACCTGTTTCATTCGTATAACGATCCGGAAGAGCAGTACAGAGAGCAGGATGTGATCTGGCCGATCTTTCATTCTTATAGCGCACCCGACCGGGAAGGCTGGAGGGTGTTCCCTCTTTTTGCCCATCACAGAACGACACAGCCCGATACACAAACCGTGACCCACTACTCGCCTTTGCACTACTCCACACAGCGTTCGGTGACAGGAGAGTATGCAAGCGAATCCAGATCGTTCTGGCTGCTGAACCTGTATCACAGTGAAACCTACGATAGTCGCACTCGCAAGGAAGACGACCGCTGGCTGATCTGGCCGCTTTTCCGCCGCTACAGAGAGGTCGGTCGCTATTCGGCGGGTTGCGACGATGTAGAAACCGATTACCGCCTTTATCCCGTCGTTTATTATACATACGAAAGCAAGGTCGGCAGCTGCAAGCCCGAAACGGAACATACCTTCTTCATGTTGCCCGCCATCTATATGAATCGCACAGAAACGACGAGCACGGATTTTCTGCTCGGCTACTATCGCGATTCGGGCAAGGGCTACGGATTCCATAACCTGCTCTACCTCGCAGACTTTGAATACGATGCCGATTCCGCGGAGTTCGGGCTCGCTTTTCATGCCGTAGAATACCGAAGCAGCAAAAGAGGTCACAGCTTTGAGTTGCTCTGGGGGCTGGCCGCCGACTGGCAGACGTATAACGCAACGACAGGACAATACGCCCGCCCAGGCGGCTATGATTTCAGATTCCTGAATTACTTTCAGCGCAATAACAGCCACGAACACGGTCGCGAGTTCAAGACGGCGTTCTGGCCCGTTTACAGCTATTACAGCGACGAGAACGAGACGTCGTTCTGGTTTCTGCCGACGCTCAGTTACCATGAACGAAAGAAAGGCTACGCCTTTGACTCTGATCTGGCCTATCTTCTCTGGTTTCGTGAAAAAGACGAACAGCGTCGTATCGACGACAACTACATACTTGCCGGAACGATCTACCGCCAGTACCGAAAAGACGAACAGGGATATAAAAGCCGCGGCTCGTTCTGGGGATGGCTCTGGGAATATGAGACCGAAGACGATACGGGCTACGAGAAGTTCTCAATCCTTAAAGGACTGATCTACAGATCGGTCGAGCATCCGGCAGGGAATCGGCGATATGCGAAGGCCCTGATCTTCATTCCTCTCTATGATAAAGAAATGCGTTAG
- a CDS encoding response regulator transcription factor codes for MNEEATASGIRIGIVENDALFCQSFAEQMKQLPGVSDVYTWQSAEAAYHDLQNITLDLIFIDIGLPGMSGSDLVSVLADENTEMRILMLTSIRTDDEIMRCLKRGAIGYLLKGEPIDLPEAVRSVMDGGAIMTPSIAARVLHLFRGPDRTPVSLTPRETQVLEEIISGYSAAEIARTLGTAEGTVRQQIKSIYSKLQVRSRVQLMRKARDLGFL; via the coding sequence GTGAACGAAGAAGCGACAGCATCGGGAATCCGCATCGGCATCGTTGAGAACGATGCCCTGTTCTGTCAGTCCTTTGCCGAACAGATGAAACAGCTACCGGGCGTTTCTGACGTGTATACCTGGCAGAGTGCAGAAGCGGCCTACCACGATCTGCAGAATATCACCCTTGATCTGATCTTCATCGATATCGGCCTGCCCGGCATGAGTGGAAGCGATCTGGTATCGGTGCTTGCCGATGAGAATACTGAGATGCGCATCCTCATGCTTACGTCGATTCGCACAGACGACGAGATCATGCGCTGCCTGAAACGCGGCGCCATCGGATATTTGCTCAAAGGAGAGCCGATCGATCTGCCCGAAGCCGTACGCAGCGTCATGGATGGAGGCGCCATCATGACGCCCTCCATCGCCGCGCGGGTGCTTCACCTCTTTCGCGGCCCGGACCGCACGCCGGTTTCTCTGACTCCCCGCGAAACACAGGTTCTTGAAGAGATCATCAGCGGCTATTCGGCGGCAGAGATCGCCCGCACCCTTGGAACGGCCGAGGGAACGGTCCGACAGCAGATCAAAAGCATCTATAGTAAACTTCAGGTGAGATCACGGGTACAGCTGATGCGCAAAGCCCGGGACCTCGGCTTTCTATAA